The genomic region GCGAGGCTCGGGAGGAGTCCGGATTGCCGGACTTGCAGCTCGAGAACGGGCGTGTCTTCGATCTCGACATCCACCTCATCCCGGAGCGAAAAGGAGTGCCGTCGCACTACCACTACGACCTTCGCTTCGTGGTCCGATCGACAGGCTCGGAAGCGTTTCAGGTCAGCGCGGAGTCGCTGGAGCTGGCCTGGGTGGAGGTTGAAGGGATCTCCGCCTACACCCGCGAGGAATCCATGCTGCGCATGGCTAGGAAATGGCTGCAAGCTCGGTAGCGGCGGCTGGCGGAGGACTGGCTAGTCCCCGTGCTCCGCGTTCGTGGGATAGATCGGTAGCTTCCAGTCCCAGAGCAAGGCTCCGGCGCGAAGCGTGAAGGTGGCTGCCATGGCGGCGAGAGTGGCCCATTGCTGGCTCCAGGGCTGCAGGGTCACGAACACCGCGCAGCCTGCGATGGAGGCGGTGGCGTAGAGGCGTTGCTGGTTGAGCACCATCGGTTGGCGTCCAGCGAGAAGGTCGCGGATCAATCCGCCCGCCACGCTGGTGAGCGTGCCCATGAGGATGGCCACCGCGGCAGTCTGGCCGTTTTCCAAGGCCTTGGCCGTCCCCATCACCGTGAAGGCGGACAATCCCAGGGCGTCGGACCATAGGATGGTGCCG from Pelagicoccus sp. SDUM812003 harbors:
- a CDS encoding NUDIX hydrolase, with the protein product MKREPLIRLLEEYRSRWSEESATCERFLEFVRRREDCFERSCLEGHVTGSAWLVNGAGTHVLLTHHRKLGQWFQLGGHADGEADVTQVALSEAREESGLPDLQLENGRVFDLDIHLIPERKGVPSHYHYDLRFVVRSTGSEAFQVSAESLELAWVEVEGISAYTREESMLRMARKWLQAR
- a CDS encoding trimeric intracellular cation channel family protein → MLHALDIFGTIVFALTGVFAAGRNNLDLFGALVLAFVTAVGGGTLRDLILGVPVFWLPNPLYLYLILGTWAGALIAARITRHIPRGTILWSDALGLSAFTVMGTAKALENGQTAAVAILMGTLTSVAGGLIRDLLAGRQPMVLNQQRLYATASIAGCAVFVTLQPWSQQWATLAAMAATFTLRAGALLWDWKLPIYPTNAEHGD